A genomic region of Ammospiza nelsoni isolate bAmmNel1 chromosome 3, bAmmNel1.pri, whole genome shotgun sequence contains the following coding sequences:
- the COL10A1 gene encoding collagen alpha-1(X) chain: MHLQVSLLLLFCLNIVHGGDGYFSERYQKQSSIKGPHFLPYNVKSQGVQVRGEQGPPGPPGPAGPRGQPGPAGKPGFGSPGPQGPPGPPGPPGFSAVGKPGVPGLPGKPGARGLNGEKGEPGPAGLPGARGPQGPPGTPGPAGLTVPGKPGPQGPPGAQGPRGPPGEKGEPGIPGINGQKGENGFGIPGRPGGRGLPGPQGPRGPPGPAGIGKPGENGLPGQPGLKGDRGFPGAPGAVGLPGPQGLPGEPGEVGIGKPGPMGPPGAAGIPGAKGHPGPAGLPGSPGLPGFGKPGLPGMKGHRGPEGPPGLPGPKGDQGPAGVPGEPGPVGPPGNMGPHGLKGLPGENGLPGPKGDMGPAGQPGFPGAKGERGLPGLEGKPGYPGEQGLAGPKGHTGLPGPKGDTGPAGLPGLPGPMGPQGAKGVPGTNGEPGPRGPSGIPGIRGPIGPPGVPGAPGAKGEPGAPGLPGPAGISTKGLSGPMGPPGPPGPKGSNGEPGMPGPPGPPGPPGQAVIPQMPEGYVKAGESRDLSGISFIKGGVNQALTGMPVSAFSVILSKAYPAATVPIKFDKILYNRQQHYDPRTGIFTCRTPGLYYFSYHVHAKGTNVWVALYKNGSPLMYTYDEYKKGYLDQASGSAVIDLMENDQVWLQLPNSESNGLYSSDYVHSSFSGFLFAHI, from the coding sequence GTGTGCAGGTAAGGGGGGAACAAGGACCCCCTGgtcccccaggccctgctggacCAAGAGGACAACCAGGTCCTGCAGGAAAGCCAGGGTTTGGAAGTCCAGGTCCCCAAGGGCCCCCTGGTCCCCCAGGACCACCTGGGTTCTCTGCAGTTGGAAAGCCAGGAGTGCCAGGTCTACCAGGAAAGCCAGGAGCAAGAGGACTAAATGGTGAGAAAGGAGAACCTGGACCTGCTGGACTCCCAGGAGCAAGAGGACCACAAGGGCCGCCCGGCACTCCCGGCCCCGCAGGACTGACTGTCCCTGGCAAGCCAGGACCACAAGGccctccaggagctcaggggcCAAGGGGACCCCCTGGTGAGAAGGGTGAGCCAGGTATCCCAGGTATAAATGGACAAAAGGGAGAAAACGGATTCGGAATTCCAGGCCGCCCAGGTGGCAGGGGTCTTCCAGGCCCACAGGGACCCCGGGGTCcccctggtcctgctgggatAGGGAAGCCCGGTGAAAATGGCCTGCCAGGTCAGCCAGGTCTGAAAGGTGACCGAGGTTTTCCAGGTGCACCTGGAGCAGTTGGTCTCCCAGGTCCCCAGGGTCTCCCAGGTGAACCTGGAGAAGTTGGCATTGGCAAGCCTGGGCCAATGGGaccaccaggagcagcaggtatCCCTGGAGCCAAGGGACATCCTGGACCTGCAGGGTTGCCTGGATCCCCAGGACTCCCAGGTTTTGGAAAGCCAGGATTGCCAGGGATGAAGGGACACAGAGGGCCTGAAGGTCCTCCTGGCCTTCCAGGACCTAAAGGAGACCAAGGTCCAGCTGGTGTGCCAGGAGAACCAGGGCCGGTCGGGCCACCCGGGAACATGGGCCCTCATGGACTTAAAGGTTTGCCCGGTGAGAATGGCCTACCTGGGCCCAAAGGTGACATGGGCCCTGCAGGACAGCCAGGATTCCCAGGGGCCAAGGGGGAACGAGGCCTCCCAGGATTAGAGGGAAAACCAGGATACCCAGGTGAGCAGGGTCTTGCTGGTCCTAAGGGACACACAGGTCTCCCAGGCCCAAAGGGTGATACAGGCCCTGCTGGGCTACCTGGGCTGCCTGGTCCGATGGGTCCACAAGGAGCCAAGGGAGTGCCAGGGACCAACGGTGAGCCAGGCCCCAGAGGGCCTTCAGGAATACCTGGGATCAGAGGTCCCATCGGTCCCCCTGGCGTGCCAGGAGCCCCTGGTGCAAAGGGTGAGCCAGGAGCACCAGGACTGCCGGGCCCAGCAGGCATTTCCACTAAAGGCTTGAGTGGACCCATGGGACCACCTGGACCCCCTGGTCCTAAAGGCAGCAATGGTGAGCCTGGCATGCCCGGCCCCCCAGGTCCTCCTGGTCCCCCTGGCCAAGCTGTAATCCCACAGATGCCCGAAGGCTATGTTAAAGCAGGAGAGTCTCGGGACCTATCAGGGATATCTTTCATAAAAGGAGGAGTAAACCAAGCTCTGACAGGGATGCCAGTATCTGCTTTCAGTGTCATCCTCTCAAAAGCCTACCCTGCAGCAACAGTCCCCATCAAATTTGATAAAATCTTGTACAATAGGCAGCAACACTATGACCCCAGAACAGGAATCTTCACCTGCAGGACCCCTGGACTGTACTATTTCTCCTACCATGTACACGCAAAAGGAACAAATGTTTGGGTTGCACTCTACAAAAATGGTTCCCCACTTATGTACACCTATGATGAGTACAAGAAAGGATACCTTGACCAGGCTTCTGGCAGTGCTGTCATCGATCTCATGGAGAATGACCAAGTATGGCTCCAACTGCCCAATTCAGAATCTAATGGTCTCTACTCCTCTGATTATGTTCACTCTTCTTTCTCAGGTTTCCTGTTTGCTCATATCTAA